A single Arachnia propionica DNA region contains:
- a CDS encoding export ABC transporter ATP-binding protein has protein sequence MDRTPQPVLRVDDVHKDFGRGSKRKKVLKGLSFEVPENRVVSLLGANGAGKTTLVNIASTLMLPTSGTIEVCGTNVVTHPEQARRSISLTGQFAAVDGELTGRENLVFFARLYGLRSKAARARADELLEQFRLSAAATQRAAKYSGGMRRRLDIAASLIVEPRLLFLDEPTTGLDPLSRRELWETVENLRDRGVSVLLTTQYLDEAERLSDDIVLIRDGNKVMQGAPAALRQQFGAPVCQIGFEAVADADRAVADVLSARLGRRTDGFTREGLTVSFTAHRGVDDLADSLEALRGAGIPTSTAALNPPSLDDVFLSMAFKSSPEEPDEV, from the coding sequence ATGGACAGAACACCACAACCGGTACTCCGTGTGGACGACGTCCACAAGGACTTCGGTCGCGGAAGCAAACGCAAAAAAGTACTGAAGGGTCTCAGCTTCGAGGTTCCCGAGAACCGGGTCGTTTCGCTGCTGGGCGCCAACGGTGCGGGCAAGACCACCTTGGTGAACATCGCATCCACCCTGATGCTGCCGACCTCGGGAACCATCGAGGTGTGCGGCACCAATGTCGTCACTCATCCGGAACAGGCGCGTCGCTCGATCTCGCTGACCGGTCAGTTCGCCGCCGTCGATGGGGAACTGACGGGTCGCGAGAACCTGGTCTTCTTCGCTCGCCTGTACGGGCTGCGGTCCAAGGCAGCCAGGGCACGGGCCGACGAGTTGCTGGAACAGTTCCGGCTTTCCGCCGCCGCCACCCAACGGGCCGCCAAGTATTCGGGAGGCATGCGGCGCCGCCTCGACATCGCCGCCTCGCTGATCGTGGAACCCCGGTTGCTGTTCCTCGACGAGCCGACCACGGGACTGGATCCGCTGTCGCGGCGGGAACTCTGGGAGACCGTCGAGAACCTGCGAGACCGCGGGGTCTCCGTTCTGCTGACCACGCAATACCTCGACGAAGCCGAACGACTTTCCGACGACATCGTGCTGATCCGTGACGGCAACAAGGTGATGCAGGGAGCACCCGCGGCGCTGCGGCAGCAGTTCGGAGCCCCGGTGTGCCAGATCGGTTTCGAGGCCGTCGCCGACGCCGATCGGGCTGTTGCCGACGTGCTGTCCGCGCGGCTCGGGAGGAGAACCGACGGTTTCACCCGCGAAGGACTGACGGTCTCCTTCACCGCGCACCGCGGAGTCGACGATCTCGCCGACTCCCTGGAGGCCCTTCGCGGGGCCGGCATCCCCACCAGCACGGCGGCGCTGAATCCGCCGTCGCTGGACGATGTCTTCCTCAGCATGGCCTTCAAATCCTCCCCGGAAGAGCCTGATGAGGTCTGA
- a CDS encoding class I adenylate-forming enzyme family protein, with protein sequence MFKYKDFETLNYMRDIVKSWTEKADSPAIIDNTDFLTGRQCAAIAKAAIDVMEANGTQRGDVVAFTGSDTLAKIPVLVGMFFSGRVSSALAPFASAPSRRHMLNESGAKLLFVDRATRHMAEEVMTDEYSCPIVEEESFTDLTAEIDPEELLVHADRNKAGDWNTLRYTSGSTGTPKGMLLTHRSTELMTYNYINRIGGVGLEGRFLCTMPLSSLEGCGMAQMFATSGLVPCIYRGRATPAGILSEMERYRITALFLPSSQMTAIVRDPSFEMTDLSALKSIVYAGQTISPTDLNEAIEAIGGDKLLQAYGQTEAGMLSALDQADHCSGDPEILSSAGRLFFPEDIEIRDDDGNVVPEGVSGEIFVKGDYINSARWTPERSWVSTVQPDGWMATTDMARRIGDRIWITGRKRDMVLYRGYNVPTRPIEEALQRYEGVLDAVVHPVEDSYAGEVVFAWLKLNEDATVDKEAVSDFIQANVSKWSRPSYIEFVDTLPQVSALKKTDKVSLRRWAEERLAEGRVERLKGADGVL encoded by the coding sequence ATGTTCAAGTACAAGGATTTCGAAACGCTCAACTACATGCGCGACATCGTCAAGTCATGGACCGAGAAGGCCGATTCCCCGGCCATCATCGACAACACCGATTTCCTTACCGGCCGTCAGTGCGCGGCGATTGCCAAAGCAGCCATCGACGTGATGGAGGCCAACGGAACCCAGCGCGGTGACGTGGTGGCCTTCACCGGTTCCGACACCTTGGCCAAGATTCCCGTCCTGGTGGGGATGTTCTTCAGCGGCCGCGTCTCATCGGCGCTGGCTCCCTTCGCATCGGCCCCATCACGGCGTCACATGCTGAACGAGTCGGGGGCAAAACTGCTCTTCGTTGATCGCGCAACCCGGCACATGGCCGAGGAAGTGATGACCGATGAGTACTCCTGCCCGATCGTCGAGGAAGAGTCCTTCACCGACCTGACCGCAGAGATCGACCCCGAAGAACTTCTGGTCCACGCCGATCGCAACAAGGCCGGGGACTGGAACACCTTGCGTTACACATCGGGTTCCACCGGCACCCCGAAGGGAATGCTACTGACCCACCGCTCGACCGAGTTGATGACCTACAACTACATCAACCGTATCGGAGGCGTCGGCCTGGAGGGTCGATTCCTGTGCACCATGCCGCTGTCGTCACTGGAGGGTTGTGGCATGGCACAGATGTTCGCGACCTCGGGTCTGGTGCCCTGTATCTATCGTGGACGCGCGACCCCTGCGGGCATCCTGTCGGAAATGGAACGCTACAGGATCACCGCACTGTTCCTGCCTTCCAGCCAGATGACCGCCATAGTCCGCGACCCGTCCTTCGAGATGACCGACCTGTCCGCGCTGAAATCGATCGTCTACGCGGGCCAGACGATCAGTCCCACCGATCTCAACGAGGCCATCGAGGCCATCGGTGGTGACAAGCTGTTGCAGGCCTACGGCCAGACCGAGGCGGGGATGCTGTCGGCCCTGGACCAGGCGGACCACTGCTCGGGTGATCCCGAGATCCTGAGCAGCGCCGGTCGTCTCTTCTTCCCCGAGGACATCGAGATCCGCGACGACGACGGCAACGTGGTCCCCGAGGGGGTCTCGGGCGAGATCTTCGTCAAGGGCGACTACATCAACTCGGCCCGCTGGACCCCAGAACGTTCCTGGGTCTCAACCGTGCAACCGGACGGCTGGATGGCCACCACCGACATGGCACGCCGGATCGGGGACCGGATCTGGATCACCGGTCGCAAACGTGACATGGTGCTCTATCGCGGCTACAACGTACCGACCCGCCCCATCGAGGAGGCGCTGCAACGCTACGAGGGTGTGCTCGACGCCGTCGTCCACCCGGTGGAGGACTCCTACGCCGGCGAGGTGGTCTTCGCGTGGCTGAAACTGAATGAGGACGCCACGGTCGACAAGGAGGCCGTCTCGGACTTCATCCAGGCCAATGTTTCCAAGTGGTCCCGGCCTTCCTACATCGAGTTCGTGGACACGTTGCCGCAGGTCTCGGCCCTGAAGAAGACCGACAAGGTCTCCCTGCGCCGTTGGGCGGAGGAACGTCTGGCCGAGGGCAGGGTGGAACGTCTGAAAGGTGCCGACGGAGTCCTGTGA
- a CDS encoding thioesterase II family protein gives MRVVILPHAGGSASYFRNWGPVADNLGVELCAVQYPGHEELFTAARASSLDELAEALVTVIGDQAERTVLFGHSMGGLLAHRVTQFLVAEDNPPQALHVSATRAPDQPVAAPRHILDDRALVSSIGEMSPGEENPLEDEDLAAVLLDQVRSEMRLAETHRCEPIPLPLPITLHLATEDPDFTLADVSAWDRFTTRGTHLITHPGHHFYLSAQQATVLRAVMENLPTTSPSGK, from the coding sequence GTGCGCGTCGTCATCCTGCCCCATGCCGGCGGTTCTGCCTCTTATTTTCGCAACTGGGGTCCCGTTGCCGACAACCTGGGAGTGGAATTGTGTGCCGTTCAATACCCGGGACATGAGGAGCTCTTCACCGCCGCCCGGGCATCGTCCTTGGATGAACTGGCCGAGGCCCTCGTCACCGTGATCGGAGATCAGGCGGAGCGGACCGTTCTTTTCGGTCATTCAATGGGAGGATTGCTGGCCCACCGGGTCACCCAGTTCCTGGTTGCCGAGGACAATCCCCCGCAGGCGCTGCACGTCTCGGCGACCAGAGCCCCGGACCAGCCGGTCGCGGCGCCCCGTCACATTCTCGACGACCGGGCTCTCGTCTCCTCAATTGGGGAAATGTCCCCGGGTGAGGAAAATCCTTTGGAGGACGAAGACCTCGCCGCCGTTCTGCTCGACCAGGTGAGAAGCGAGATGCGCCTGGCCGAAACCCATCGCTGTGAACCCATCCCGCTCCCCTTGCCGATCACACTCCATCTGGCGACCGAGGACCCCGATTTCACGCTAGCGGATGTCTCGGCGTGGGATCGTTTCACCACCAGAGGAACGCATCTGATAACCCACCCTGGGCACCATTTCTATCTTTCCGCCCAGCAGGCGACGGTGCTGCGTGCGGTAATGGAAAATCTGCCGACCACCTCGCCATCCGGCAAGTAA
- a CDS encoding ABC transporter permease, translated as MSGAEKTALAVPSSPGFWRGFTGATWRNTLRLSRNSASIVSAFVIPGLFMLAFWAVFGHAASSSGFDYALFLMAACMFQAVLFTAGGSALALAVDVESGLLARMRAMPINAAVAIGGRLATDLLRSLASVITVAVLGLVCGAEPDSWVGAAAALGVALAMGEVLALLFCGIALRSAQPVQVANLIQTIEMPLLMLSTAFIPVETLPDWLEPIVKHMPFSPLIDTTRAFLTGSDPGDSGWEALAWIGGGLVLGAFWVSKAFRRRQA; from the coding sequence ATGTCAGGTGCCGAGAAAACCGCGCTGGCGGTGCCGTCGTCCCCCGGCTTCTGGCGGGGATTCACCGGCGCGACGTGGCGAAACACCCTGCGGTTGAGCCGAAATTCGGCATCAATCGTCTCGGCTTTCGTGATTCCTGGTCTGTTCATGCTGGCCTTCTGGGCGGTCTTCGGGCATGCCGCCAGCAGTTCCGGTTTCGACTATGCACTGTTCCTGATGGCGGCCTGCATGTTCCAAGCGGTTCTGTTCACGGCAGGTGGTTCCGCACTCGCGCTGGCAGTTGACGTCGAATCCGGGCTGCTGGCGCGGATGCGGGCCATGCCCATCAACGCTGCTGTTGCCATCGGAGGGCGTTTGGCCACAGACCTGCTGCGTTCCCTGGCATCGGTGATCACCGTCGCGGTTCTCGGCCTGGTCTGTGGAGCGGAACCTGATTCCTGGGTAGGAGCGGCGGCGGCTCTCGGAGTTGCCTTGGCCATGGGTGAGGTGCTGGCGCTGCTGTTCTGCGGCATCGCACTGCGGTCGGCGCAGCCGGTGCAGGTGGCCAACCTGATCCAGACGATCGAGATGCCGTTGCTGATGCTCTCGACGGCCTTCATACCGGTGGAGACCCTTCCTGACTGGCTGGAGCCGATCGTCAAACACATGCCCTTCTCGCCGCTGATCGACACCACGCGAGCGTTCCTGACCGGTTCCGATCCGGGGGATTCCGGGTGGGAGGCGCTGGCCTGGATCGGGGGAGGCCTGGTTCTGGGTGCGTTCTGGGTGTCCAAGGCTTTCAGGAGGAGGCAGGCATGA
- a CDS encoding ABC transporter permease → MSVQAQARGVNWFAAVCIHADRLLKHRLRSPAAVASAVGMPVVMIVMTLVIFDGMVEQFTGSGMNVGALAVMVAFSSSFTAALMGAGDTVHERHQGLPDRLATMPGHVSSGYIGRVVSEVVRAEVSVVTAMVVGLIAGADFGSAVNFWSILGIMTVVAITAGAVGVMLGYVAETPQGAVSFAPLVMAAMFFNTAMMPRDMYTEVLRPVVDGSPITAITQLVSDIRGDGIEAEHLVLFLVWFGGLLLLSIVVLSAKARSRR, encoded by the coding sequence ATGAGCGTCCAAGCACAGGCACGTGGGGTCAACTGGTTCGCCGCCGTATGCATTCACGCCGACCGGTTGCTCAAGCACCGGCTGCGTTCCCCAGCCGCCGTCGCGTCGGCAGTGGGGATGCCGGTCGTCATGATCGTGATGACCCTGGTCATCTTCGACGGCATGGTCGAGCAGTTCACCGGGAGCGGCATGAATGTCGGTGCGTTGGCGGTGATGGTGGCTTTTTCATCGTCCTTCACGGCCGCCCTGATGGGTGCCGGTGATACCGTCCACGAACGCCATCAGGGTTTGCCGGATCGTTTGGCGACGATGCCGGGGCATGTCTCGTCGGGTTACATCGGGCGGGTGGTATCGGAGGTCGTGCGGGCCGAGGTGTCAGTGGTCACGGCCATGGTGGTCGGGCTGATCGCCGGAGCTGATTTCGGCAGTGCCGTGAATTTCTGGTCGATCCTGGGGATCATGACGGTCGTTGCGATCACTGCAGGCGCGGTTGGGGTCATGCTCGGTTATGTAGCAGAGACCCCTCAGGGGGCGGTGTCCTTCGCGCCGCTCGTGATGGCCGCCATGTTTTTCAACACCGCGATGATGCCCCGTGACATGTATACGGAGGTGTTGCGTCCCGTGGTGGACGGTTCCCCCATCACCGCCATCACCCAACTGGTGTCCGACATCCGTGGGGACGGCATCGAGGCCGAGCATCTGGTGCTGTTCCTGGTCTGGTTCGGTGGCCTGCTCCTGCTGTCGATCGTCGTGCTGTCCGCCAAGGCCAGGTCGCGACGCTGA
- a CDS encoding amino acid adenylation domain-containing protein, which yields MSETATQLIATARNAGIMLWVERGALKFRAPTGTLTGELREAIRANRDAVIAALQEGNTLTEDPANQYAPFALTDIQAAYLLGRSSTYQTGGVACHAYLEVDMGPIDRVRLERALDLLIARHGALRTSFHTAGFQQVHPVSEITRPPVVEVDATGLPALIAEFSHEVLDAENPPLLRLGISRGATASDDRLHVSVDFLMADWTGITLLIDQLAALHAHPETDLGEPGPTFRDYVMATSLDESDHRVQADRRFWSERLGAAPEPPELPLVPSRADAPATFTRYAHALSPEATIAFLDRARAAGVSPAALAMSGYAKVLGTWSQNREFALVATLLDRQDVHPRIGSLIGDFTSTGLVPVKISDTDDLTRQISSGLADVLDHRTHSGVSVMRDLNRRTGGVQRFFPYVFTAAIDPSRITEKTAQAWRITGGITQTPQVFIDCQVSVLNSRLCVNWDVREGTIDADVLATMFGCFTNWLDGAADAIDVSEKQLAARRRVPATTEWPNDCLHTAFFTTASTFPQRVAIIDGDGEHSFSELAHRALDIAAWLSGQGISTGDRVVICLPRGAGQVAAVLGVVAAGGCYVPVDVSHPRARRERVIASCGARVVLDADVLETIPQAGDPAQVRVANDPDADAYVIFTSGSTGDPKGVVMTHRAALNTIVDVRNRWNVGDEDRGLMVSSLGFDLSVFDIFGVLAFGGSLVIPAPSDYTDPSVWADLVSAHGVTLWNSAPAQASMVCDAAAPGALAGLRLVLVSGDWVPVNLGSRLWEHNPSMTVVALGGATEAGIWSNFHVVAPGDENRSSVPYGVALSGQAMDVVDADGRSRPDLVAGDIVIAGGSLARCYENDPESTTARFVERAGTRWYLTGDRGRWLPEGEIEFLGRLDTQVKVRGHRIELGEIESTALGCEGVAQAVAVAHSPDPQIPRDRQIALFVTPTDNGECSELATYLDSALAVAERTAAKQGAPGTTAHDARLVAALTHRLAAWLSRHERHTLNIVEFASGEPVAPTVIPVIHGFDFQYHLFSDDTAHQVVGDMRLISHGWAPGAEIAAHDSSNMVIVGAGIPPEVVAAELNHLASNAWVVVLGGDDKALANAGACVVVPLGGGSTGHVAVFDTLDTEELVKQVRQVLAEQLPPGWIPATVAVRSELPLTPNGKVDRAGLVELANGTAPEVAVVADEDSLCLEICRVVLHRPELAAGDNLFAHGADSMVMAQLVTAVRKQLPQAAGFSFDVILRALMDDPRPAGLDSFLQDSGTGIDSPASPAVTLPVDVEHGVRLLPQAEGEGTLLRVLAPGALGSSGYLEALATKLRIAGQVVGVELTDPAWYLSLPQETAFSELAQTVAPLVADLSPSRVQVIGHSIGGFLAGHISGALGDLGVETLAPVIINATPLTMVGSDELLREIFFLSVVGMPITNLGLELSDLMSLGAVMTAASASGQLDIPATLATIGPSDPALGATAERLLGFYAMSDAERLASYARNQRRNTGEDVDEELLHAQHDLFSHNYAASESPPPTLLTDIHLVVSDQDNSYIPGVVEQRVSYWRQATIGELHEHAVPGDHFSCVTPPLVSKLADIILRLSRENA from the coding sequence ATGTCGGAGACCGCGACCCAGCTGATAGCCACCGCCCGCAATGCCGGGATCATGCTGTGGGTCGAACGAGGTGCTTTGAAGTTCCGTGCGCCCACCGGAACGTTGACCGGCGAGCTCCGGGAGGCCATCCGGGCCAACCGGGATGCCGTGATTGCCGCCTTGCAGGAGGGCAACACCCTGACCGAGGACCCCGCGAACCAGTACGCGCCTTTCGCCCTCACCGACATCCAGGCCGCTTACCTGCTGGGACGCTCCAGCACTTACCAGACCGGTGGAGTCGCCTGCCACGCCTACCTGGAGGTGGACATGGGGCCGATTGATCGCGTCCGGTTGGAGCGGGCCCTGGACCTGTTGATCGCCCGTCACGGCGCTCTGCGCACCAGCTTCCACACCGCGGGTTTCCAGCAGGTCCATCCGGTTTCCGAGATCACCCGTCCCCCGGTCGTGGAGGTGGATGCGACGGGACTTCCTGCGCTGATCGCGGAGTTCTCCCACGAGGTGCTGGATGCGGAGAACCCTCCGCTGCTGCGATTGGGCATCAGCCGCGGGGCCACGGCATCCGATGACCGCCTGCACGTCTCGGTCGACTTCCTGATGGCGGACTGGACCGGTATCACCCTGTTGATCGACCAGCTCGCGGCACTGCACGCCCACCCCGAGACCGATCTCGGCGAGCCCGGCCCTACTTTCCGCGACTACGTCATGGCCACCTCGTTGGATGAGTCCGATCACCGTGTCCAGGCCGACCGCAGGTTCTGGAGCGAACGGTTGGGGGCCGCCCCGGAGCCGCCAGAGCTGCCGCTGGTCCCTTCACGCGCCGATGCCCCGGCGACGTTCACACGGTACGCCCACGCGCTCAGCCCGGAGGCCACCATCGCCTTCCTCGACCGCGCCCGGGCGGCCGGGGTCTCGCCCGCGGCCCTCGCGATGAGCGGTTACGCGAAAGTGTTGGGCACCTGGTCGCAGAACCGCGAGTTCGCCCTGGTCGCGACCCTCCTCGACCGGCAGGACGTGCACCCGCGCATCGGCTCCCTGATCGGCGATTTCACCTCGACGGGTCTGGTGCCGGTCAAGATTTCGGACACCGACGACCTGACCCGCCAGATCTCATCCGGGCTGGCCGATGTGCTGGATCACCGCACCCATTCCGGTGTTTCCGTGATGCGTGACCTGAACCGCCGCACCGGCGGGGTGCAGAGGTTCTTTCCCTACGTTTTCACGGCGGCCATCGACCCGTCGCGAATCACCGAGAAGACCGCACAGGCATGGCGGATCACCGGCGGCATCACCCAGACCCCGCAGGTGTTCATCGACTGTCAGGTCTCGGTGCTGAACTCGCGGCTGTGTGTCAACTGGGACGTCCGCGAAGGCACCATTGACGCCGATGTGCTCGCCACCATGTTCGGGTGTTTCACCAACTGGTTGGATGGTGCTGCAGATGCCATCGACGTCTCCGAGAAACAGCTGGCAGCCCGGCGGCGTGTCCCCGCGACGACCGAATGGCCGAACGACTGCCTGCACACCGCGTTCTTCACAACCGCCAGCACTTTCCCGCAGCGAGTGGCGATCATTGACGGCGATGGTGAACACAGCTTCTCCGAACTCGCGCACCGCGCTCTCGACATCGCCGCCTGGCTGTCAGGGCAGGGAATTTCCACAGGCGATCGGGTGGTCATCTGTCTGCCACGCGGGGCCGGGCAAGTGGCCGCTGTCCTCGGCGTCGTGGCCGCCGGTGGCTGTTACGTTCCCGTGGACGTCTCCCATCCACGGGCCCGCCGGGAACGTGTGATCGCCAGCTGCGGGGCCCGGGTGGTGCTGGATGCTGACGTCCTGGAAACCATCCCGCAGGCCGGTGATCCGGCGCAGGTCCGTGTCGCGAATGATCCGGATGCGGATGCCTACGTGATCTTCACCTCGGGTTCCACTGGCGACCCGAAGGGGGTCGTGATGACCCACCGTGCCGCCTTGAACACCATCGTGGACGTCCGGAACCGCTGGAACGTCGGTGACGAGGATCGTGGGCTGATGGTCTCGTCGCTGGGTTTCGATCTCTCGGTGTTCGACATCTTCGGGGTTCTCGCCTTCGGCGGCTCGTTGGTCATCCCAGCTCCCTCGGACTACACCGACCCGAGTGTGTGGGCCGATCTGGTGTCGGCCCACGGCGTCACCCTCTGGAACTCGGCCCCCGCCCAGGCCTCGATGGTCTGCGACGCCGCTGCCCCGGGGGCCTTGGCCGGTTTGCGGCTGGTCCTGGTCTCCGGCGACTGGGTCCCGGTCAACCTCGGGTCCCGGCTGTGGGAACACAACCCGTCGATGACGGTAGTCGCCCTGGGAGGTGCCACCGAGGCCGGTATCTGGTCGAACTTCCATGTCGTGGCCCCGGGGGACGAGAACCGTTCCTCGGTTCCCTACGGCGTGGCGTTGTCCGGTCAGGCAATGGACGTGGTCGACGCCGATGGGCGCTCCCGCCCCGATCTGGTGGCGGGGGACATCGTCATAGCAGGTGGTTCGCTGGCCCGCTGCTACGAGAACGACCCGGAGTCGACTACCGCCCGTTTCGTGGAACGGGCCGGGACCCGCTGGTACCTCACCGGCGACCGCGGGCGCTGGTTGCCGGAGGGGGAGATCGAATTCCTGGGTCGCCTCGATACCCAGGTGAAGGTGCGTGGTCATCGCATCGAACTGGGTGAGATCGAATCGACGGCTCTGGGCTGTGAAGGTGTGGCCCAGGCAGTCGCGGTCGCTCACTCCCCCGACCCCCAAATCCCCCGGGACCGGCAGATCGCTTTGTTCGTCACCCCCACCGACAACGGAGAATGTTCCGAGCTGGCGACGTACCTCGACTCAGCGCTGGCCGTCGCGGAACGGACGGCTGCCAAGCAGGGAGCCCCAGGGACCACGGCCCACGACGCACGTCTGGTAGCGGCTCTCACCCATCGGCTGGCAGCCTGGCTGTCGCGGCACGAGCGCCACACCCTGAACATTGTCGAGTTCGCCTCCGGCGAGCCGGTGGCCCCAACCGTAATCCCGGTGATTCACGGTTTCGACTTTCAATACCACCTGTTCTCCGACGACACCGCCCATCAGGTGGTCGGCGACATGCGGCTGATCAGCCATGGCTGGGCTCCGGGAGCGGAGATCGCCGCACACGACTCGTCGAACATGGTGATCGTCGGGGCCGGCATCCCACCCGAGGTCGTGGCCGCTGAACTGAACCATCTGGCCAGCAACGCCTGGGTCGTCGTCCTCGGCGGCGACGACAAGGCATTGGCCAACGCCGGAGCATGCGTCGTCGTGCCGCTGGGCGGGGGTAGCACCGGACACGTGGCGGTCTTCGACACCTTGGACACCGAGGAGCTGGTGAAGCAGGTGCGGCAGGTCCTGGCCGAGCAACTACCCCCGGGGTGGATACCCGCCACCGTCGCCGTCCGGTCCGAGTTGCCCCTGACGCCGAACGGCAAGGTGGACCGGGCCGGGTTGGTGGAACTCGCCAACGGAACCGCACCGGAAGTCGCAGTCGTCGCGGACGAGGACTCACTTTGCCTGGAGATCTGCCGGGTGGTGCTGCACCGTCCCGAGCTGGCCGCGGGCGACAATCTGTTCGCGCACGGAGCTGATTCGATGGTGATGGCGCAGCTGGTCACCGCGGTCCGGAAACAGCTGCCGCAAGCGGCCGGGTTCAGTTTCGACGTGATCCTGCGCGCCCTGATGGACGACCCGCGTCCCGCCGGCCTGGACTCCTTCCTGCAGGACTCGGGAACTGGCATCGACTCCCCCGCCAGCCCCGCGGTCACACTGCCGGTCGACGTCGAGCACGGGGTGAGGCTGCTCCCCCAGGCGGAGGGTGAGGGTACGCTGCTGCGCGTGCTGGCCCCGGGAGCGCTGGGTAGTTCCGGATACCTGGAGGCACTGGCCACGAAATTGCGAATCGCTGGCCAGGTGGTGGGAGTGGAACTCACCGACCCGGCCTGGTATCTGTCGCTGCCACAAGAGACGGCCTTCAGTGAACTAGCCCAAACGGTGGCTCCTCTGGTGGCCGACCTGTCTCCGTCACGGGTACAGGTGATCGGACATTCAATCGGTGGTTTCCTGGCGGGGCACATCTCAGGCGCTCTGGGCGACCTCGGTGTCGAAACACTCGCCCCGGTGATCATCAATGCAACCCCGTTGACGATGGTTGGTTCCGACGAGCTGCTACGAGAGATCTTCTTCCTGTCGGTGGTTGGCATGCCGATCACCAACCTGGGCCTGGAGCTGTCCGATCTGATGTCGCTGGGGGCGGTTATGACGGCGGCCTCCGCGTCCGGACAACTGGACATACCGGCGACCCTGGCGACCATCGGCCCATCCGATCCGGCCCTCGGTGCCACCGCGGAGCGACTGCTTGGCTTTTACGCGATGAGCGATGCCGAGAGACTCGCCAGCTACGCCCGCAACCAGCGGCGCAACACCGGGGAGGATGTCGACGAAGAGCTGCTCCATGCCCAGCACGACCTGTTCTCCCACAACTACGCGGCTTCAGAATCACCCCCGCCAACTCTGCTGACCGATATTCACCTGGTGGTCTCCGACCAGGACAACTCCTACATCCCGGGAGTCGTCGAGCAGCGAGTCAGCTATTGGCGTCAGGCAACCATCGGTGAACTGCACGAGCATGCGGTACCTGGCGACCATTTCTCCTGTGTCACTCCGCCTTTGGTTTCCAAACTGGCGGACATCATCCTGCGTCTTTCCAGGGAAAACGCATGA